The proteins below come from a single Sander lucioperca isolate FBNREF2018 chromosome 20, SLUC_FBN_1.2, whole genome shotgun sequence genomic window:
- the si:dkey-159a18.1 gene encoding sortilin has translation MIWRLVVLGGVCVLLLGAEGSSRGGRTVTFHRPQQDESQGQARARPRRDMSSSSGNPRPFHGPPFTSCRTPLTPVEHKVLDDNTYETGFNGDDGSHVILTWVGDGTGVVLVLSTFSAPIDTFLVGGSSRLYRSTDYAKSFHDISHRINNTFIREEFGVSVGPGSSVILTADIPVVDNPGGVIFTSTDAGATFKFIQLPFHLAEPITYHFLNPDYLVALSIDGSLWLSLDFGAKWTKVHDGVHSFSWGAGINLFFSYSRTDTVDADERGDLLLKRTKDLGQTFTTIHEDIYSFGYIGAFLFFSVMEDSRSPRVMYFSSDQGDTFSRALLPSASTEQFYSILDGDEDMLFMHVDNPGDTFFGTMYTSDDRGILFSKSLARHLFDGQRKSDFTNITSLRGVYLTNKLDKDGRIRSVISFNRGGAWRQLNKPDNVECGEQVKNCNLHIHGEHSRKNNIIPMLALSEPTAIGLVIAHGTVGDSLSSSQHPDVFVSSDGGYNWRGTLRGPHHYSILDSGGLIVAVEAQREGQVKTIKFSTDEGQCWKSYNFTVQPFFFAGLASEPGTKAMNVSVWGFRPEEDGQPMWVAVTIDFQSLITRECNDQDYEEWLAHATDGGDLERQGCLLGVRETYRRLKKQSLCRNGRGFVVSKKQSPCLCTREDYLCDYGYYRHVNTSECLRQHNAANKTLELCLNGEEDELLTAGYRKVPSDRCEGGFSPQLAVQTVINPCGVKTSPGPPARSSSPVTHFDTPRERLVLILVCVGAGVIVLIAIVSAVFAVKRVVYRNRSPVYRFSSLQIQDEANGIPADLESATSSNGTACLQDSDDDLIK, from the exons ATGATCTGGAGACTTGTGGTCCTCGGTGGGGTGTGCGTCCTTCTTCTGGGTGCTGAAGGCAGCAGCCGCGGGGGGAGGACGGTGACTTTCCACCGGCCTCAGCAGGATGAGAGCCAGGGCCAAGCGCGCGCACGACCCAGAAGGGATATGAGCAGCTCCTCCGGCAACCCCAGGCCTTTTCACGGTCCTCCCTTCACCTCCTGCCGGACCCCCCTCACCCCCGTCGAGCACAAGGTTCTGGATGACAATACGTATGAG ACAGGGTTTAACGGTGATGATGGCTCCCATGTAATTCTCACATGGGTGGGCGATGGTACAGGG GTTGTCCTGGTGCTGTCAACATTTAGTGCTCCAATAGATACTTTCCTAGTAGGCGGCTCCTCAAGACTTTATCGAAG CACGGATTATGCAAAATCCTTCCATGACATTTCCCATCGGATCAACAACACCTTCATAAGGGAGGAGTTTGGAGTCAGTGTTGGACCAGGGAGCTCT GTGATACTGACAGCAGACATACCGGTGGTGGACAACCCAGGCGGGGTCATCTTCACCTCCACGGACGCCGGTGCAACCTTTAAGTTCATCCAACTGCCCTTCCACCTGGCTGAGCCAATCACGTACCACTTCCTCAACCCTGACTACCTTGTGGCCCTCAGCATTGAT GGCAGTCTGTGGCTCTCTCTGGACTTTGGCGCTAAGTGGACAAAAGTTCATGATGGAGTGCATTCTTTCTCATG GGGGGCCGgcattaatttgttttttagcTACAGTCGAACAGATACAG TTGATGCAGATGAGAGGGGGGATTTACTGCTGAAGAGGACAAAGGATCTGGGGCAGACCTTCACCACAATCCACGAGGACATCTACAGTTTTGGCTACATCGGTgcctttctcttcttctctgtgaTGGAGGATTCG AGATCCCCTCGTGTCATGTATTTTTCATCGGACCAAGGAGATACCTTCAGCCGAGCACTACTCCCCTCCGCCTCCACCGAGCAG ttcTACTCCATCCTGGATGGAGATGAAGATATGCTCTTCATGCATGTGGACAACCCAGGAG ACACCTTCTTTGGAACCATGTACACATCAGATGACCGCGGCATCCTGTTCTCCAAATCACTGGCGCGCCACCTGTTTGACGGGCAGAGGAAGAGCGATTTCACCAACATAACATCACTGAGAGGAGTCTACCTCACTAATAAACTAGACAAGG ATGGCCGTATAAGATCCGTCATTTCCTTTAATAGAGGTGGGGCATGGAGGCAACTTAACAAACCTGACAATGTGGAATGTGGCGAGCAAGTGAAGAAT TGCAACCTTCATATTCATGGAGAGCACAGTCGCAAAAACAACATCATTCCCATGCTGGCTCTGTCTGAGCCAACTGCAATTGGTCTGGTTATTGCTCATG gTACTGTGGGTGACTCTCTGTCATCGTCGCAGCATCCAGATGTGTTTGTCTCCTCGGACGGGGGTTATAACTGGAGGGGGACACTGAGGGGTCCTCACCACTACAGCATATTGGACTCTGGGGGTCTCATTGTGGCTGTGGAGGCCCAGCGTGAAGGACAAGTCAAGACTATCAA GTTTTCTACAGACGAGGGCCAGTGCTGGAAGTCCTACAACTTCACCGTGCAGCCTTTCTTCTTTGCAGGCCTGGCATCCGAGCCGGGGACCAAAGCCATGAACGTCAGCGTGTGGGGCTTCCGGCCTGAGGAGGACGGCCAGCCCATGTGGGTGGCCGTCACCATTGATTTTCAGAGCCTCATTACAAGAGAGT GTAATGACCAGGACTATGAAGAGTGGTTGGCCCATGCTACAGATGGAGGGGACTTGGAGAGACAGGGCTGTCTCTTGGGTGtcagagagacatacaggagGCTAAAGAAACAATCTTTGTGCAGAAACGGGCGAGGCTTTGTGGTGAGCAAGAAGCAAAGCCCCTGCCTGTGCACCAGAGAAGATTACTTATG CGACTACGGTTACTATCGCCATGTGAACACCTCCGAGTGTCTGAGACAACACAACGCTGCAAATAAAACCTTGGAGCTCTGTCTGAATGGAGAGGAGGATGAGCTGCTGACAGCCGG GTACCGTAAGGTCCCGAGCGATCGGTGTGAGGGGGGATTCAGCCCTCAGCTCGCAGTGCAGACAGTCATCAACCCCTGTGGTGTTAAAACCAGCCCTGGCCCACCTGCCAGATCCTCATCTCCAGTCACACACTTTGACACACCG CGAGAGAGGCTGGTGTTGATCCTGGTGTGTGTAGGAGCAGGAGTCATCGTCCTGATAGCGATCGTTTCAGCCGTCTTTGCTGTCAAGAGGGTGGTTTACAGAAACAG GTCACCTGTGTATCGTTTCTCCAGCCTCCAGATTCAGGATGAAGCTAATGGCATCCCAGCCGATCTTGAAAGCGCCACCAGCAGCAATGGCACGGCCTGCCTGCAGGACTCAGATGAT GATCTTATTAAGTGA